Sequence from the Deinococcus radiotolerans genome:
ACCGGAACCTGCGCCTGGAGCCACACGCCCACCCGGAGACAGCTGATCCAGGCCAGGACGACCAGCCCGAACAGACGTTCCAGCCGGTCCGGGCGGGTGATGCCGGTCCGCTCCAAATCGAACCCGCGGACCTTGAGGCTCGCGAACGTGCACTCCACCGACCAGCGAGCCTGGTACAGCACGCAAGTGTCCCACACGCTGAAATCCGTGGCAATGGCCACCAGGTCCCCCGCGGGGGACCTGGTGGCCACGACCTGCATCACCTCACCGTAGACGTACGCCTTTTCAGCCATGCACCGGACTTCCCCAACCTTCAGATCACCGAACCACGCGTCCACGCGCAGCTCGTCGACCACAGCGTTCTTTCGGATGCGGATGGCCCGTTTGATGCCCTTGCGCCTCAGGAAGCGGAACCACTCCCCACCGATGAACTCCCGGTCAGCGAC
This genomic interval carries:
- a CDS encoding transposase — encoded protein: PLNLLVLGVVLHGYTVPLVWTALDHDGNSGTVRRIQLVSRLLKALPAARWKGLVADREFIGGEWFRFLRRKGIKRAIRIRKNAVVDELRVDAWFGDLKVGEVRCMAEKAYVYGEVMQVVATRSPAGDLVAIATDFSVWDTCVLYQARWSVECTFASLKVRGFDLERTGITRPDRLERLFGLVVLAWISCLRVGVWLQAQVPVKVKAHGRAATSLVRYGAERLCHALRWNLPELPALI